The Larus michahellis chromosome 12, bLarMic1.1, whole genome shotgun sequence genome contains a region encoding:
- the LIME1 gene encoding lck-interacting transmembrane adapter 1, with product MAAAGGEGLARTPLLLAGAALALLGVLVYLGALCAACRRKGRKRKVPPDGVKLVDESLLRQTQLRSLSKSDTKLHELYRVKARDDTQRPASLDFPCAASPPAAADSLHSSGVSVLLHRELPQIPVPEPPAASPAPNQTYSNLLFTPLRKPVPDTVYECLAVGGVDAPVPPAPTSTQVSPPRVGHGAADYACVRKVKKTVPTEVQDGATAGPPAAPRCWDGAGNVPRAKLEEMYSTVCKATKKKTQVPASSPRAATEAGAGWPPPRREEGATAGCWSPAAQAPPDPCYESISDRAWTAQGRAPDPDYEAVDVNWKKAAKRDKPGKSCAPENLYESVGDIWAGESRRTSARTAANGLEVYITNL from the exons ATGGCTGCAGCCGGCGGCGAGGGGCTGGCGCGGACCCCGCTCCTGCTGGCGGgcgctgccctggccctgctcggCGTCCTGGTCTACCTGGGCGCCCTCTGCGCTGCCTGCAGACG CAAGGGCAGGAAGAGGAAGGTCCCTCCGGATGGGGTGAAGCTGGTGGATGAG TCCCTGCTCAGACAGACGCAGCTGCGGTCGCTCAGCAAGTCCGACACGAAACTGCACGAGCTGTACCGGGTGAAGGCCAGGGATGACA cccagcGACCGGCCAGCCTGGATTTCCCCTGTGCCGCGTCCCCCCCGGCCGCTGCTGACTCCCTGCACAGCTCCGGCGTCAGCGTCCTCCTGCACCGTGAGCTGCCCCAGATCCCCGTCCCCGAgcccccggccgcctccccggcccccaACCAGACCTACTCCAACCTGCTCTTCACCCCGCTGCGGAAGCCGGTGCCGGACACCGTCTACGAGTGCctggcggtggggggggtggatGCCCCGGTGCCCCCTGCGCCCACCAGCACCCAGGTGTCCCCTCCACGTGTCGGGCACGGGGCGGCCGATTACGCCTGTGTCCGTAAGGTGAAGAAGACGGTGCCCACGGAGGTGCAGGATGGGGCCACGGCGGGGCCTCCCGCTGCCCCGCGGTGCTGGGACGGGGCGGGCAATGTCCCCCGGGCAAAG CTGGAAGAGATGTACTCGACGGTGTGCAAAGCCACCAAGAAGAAAACGCAGGTCCCCGCATCATCCCCGAGGGCTGCGACGGAGGCAGGTGCTGGgtggccgcccccccgccgggaGGAGGGTGCCACGGCTGGGTGCTGGTCCCCGGCAGcccaagcccccccagacccctgctACGAGTCCATCAGCGACAGAGCCTGGACTGCTCAGGGCCGTGCCCCCGACCCAGACTACGAGGCCGTGGACGTTAACTGGAAGAAGGCGGCGAAACGGGACAAGCCGGGGAAATCCTGTGCCCCCGAGAACCTGTACGAAAGCGTCGGTGACATTTGGGCGGGGGAGTCCCGGCGAACCTCCGCCAGGACGGCAGCCAACGGGCTGGAGGTGTACATCACCAACCTATAG
- the SLC2A4RG gene encoding SLC2A4 regulator isoform X3: MLRMLDAGLERCLALHSAYIPVPRHRKLSGKAGIDEVMAATVLTSLSTSPLVLGHPPATPAPEPGGEVWKEVPAMSSSCSSSSNTSGDWSWDPPSDRSTPSTPSPPLSSHVPSTFLPAPLPDEGPDEPDGTHFVFGEPIPRKRKNSTKVMFKCLWKSCGKVLSSSSGMQKHIRTVHLGRKADLEQSDGEEDFYYTELDVDVDSLTDGLSSLTPVSPTSSVPPAFPGPEAQGPVPPPLPIPDLALASPRSPPAPPGLCHVHTDHAYQGCPAPPRPPVPAAVPAPPPPKPPAVPRRPRGEAKKCRKVYGMENREMWCTACRWKKACQRFLD, from the exons ATGCTGCGGATGCTGGACGCCGGGCTGGAGCGATGCCTGGCACTGCATTCGGCGTACATCCCCGTGCCCCGGCACAG GAAGCTCTCGGGCAAGGCGGGCATCGACGAGGTGATGGCGGCCACGGTGCTCACCAGCCTCTCCACCAGCCCGCTGGTGCTCGGTCACCCGCCGGCCACCCCCGCCCCAG agcCTGGCGGTGAGGTCTGGAAGGAGGTGCCCGCCAtgtcctccagctgcagcagcagcagcaacaccagcgGGGACtggagctgggacccccccagcgaCCGCTCCACCCCCTCCACCCCGTCGCCCCCGCTCTCCAGCCACGTCCCCAGCACCTTcctgcccgccccgctgccggaCGAGGGCCCCGACGAGCCCGACGGCACCCACTTCGTCTTTGGAGAGCCCATCCCGCGGAAGAGGAAG AACTCCACCAAGGTGATGTTCAAGTGCTTGTGGAAGAGCTGCGGCAAagtcctcagcagctcctcagggaTGCAGAAGCACATCCGAACTGTGCACCTTGG CCGGAAAGCCGACCTCGAGCAGAGCGACGGCGAGGAGGACTTCTACTACACGGAGCTGGACGTGGACGTGGACTCACTGACGGACGGGCTCTCCAGCCTGACGCCCGTCTCGCCCACCTCCTCGGTGCCACCCGCCTTCCCCGGCCCCGAGGCGCAGGGtccggtgccgccgccgctgccgatCCCCGACCTGGCGCTggcctccccccgcagccccccggccccccccggcctctGCCACGTCCACACCGACCACGCGTACCAG GgctgcccggcccccccgcgcccaCCGGTGCCCGCCGCCGTGCCTGCCCCGCCACCGCCCAAGCCACCCGCCGTCCCCAG GAGGCCGCGGGGGGAGGCCAAGAAGTGCCGCAAGGTGTACGGCATGGAGAACCGGGAGATGTGGTGCACGGCGTGCCGCTGGAAGAAGGCCTGCCAGCGCTTCCTCGACTGA
- the SLC2A4RG gene encoding SLC2A4 regulator isoform X1 — MEPPRPPAALLPAARRRRRDPPPPPPPPPPSSSSLSQPAGGGGTAPKAPLPCGDRGLPAAAEGWLPHLGELLPRREPASREAMLRMLDAGLERCLALHSAYIPVPRHRKLSGKAGIDEVMAATVLTSLSTSPLVLGHPPATPAPEPGGEVWKEVPAMSSSCSSSSNTSGDWSWDPPSDRSTPSTPSPPLSSHVPSTFLPAPLPDEGPDEPDGTHFVFGEPIPRKRKNSTKVMFKCLWKSCGKVLSSSSGMQKHIRTVHLGRKADLEQSDGEEDFYYTELDVDVDSLTDGLSSLTPVSPTSSVPPAFPGPEAQGPVPPPLPIPDLALASPRSPPAPPGLCHVHTDHAYQGCPAPPRPPVPAAVPAPPPPKPPAVPRRPRGEAKKCRKVYGMENREMWCTACRWKKACQRFLD; from the exons ATGgagcccccgcgcccgcccgccgcgctgctgcccgccgcccgccgccgccgccgcgaccctccgccgccgcctcctcctcctcctccttcttcttcttctctttcccagcccgccggcggcggcggcaccgcccCGAAG GCTCCTCTCCCCTGTGGCGACCGGGGGCTACCGGCGGCAGCTGAGGGCTGGCTACCACACCTGGGAGAGCTGTTGCCGCGCCGGGAGCCGGCCAGCCGGGAAGCCATGCTGCGGATGCTGGACGCCGGGCTGGAGCGATGCCTGGCACTGCATTCGGCGTACATCCCCGTGCCCCGGCACAG GAAGCTCTCGGGCAAGGCGGGCATCGACGAGGTGATGGCGGCCACGGTGCTCACCAGCCTCTCCACCAGCCCGCTGGTGCTCGGTCACCCGCCGGCCACCCCCGCCCCAG agcCTGGCGGTGAGGTCTGGAAGGAGGTGCCCGCCAtgtcctccagctgcagcagcagcagcaacaccagcgGGGACtggagctgggacccccccagcgaCCGCTCCACCCCCTCCACCCCGTCGCCCCCGCTCTCCAGCCACGTCCCCAGCACCTTcctgcccgccccgctgccggaCGAGGGCCCCGACGAGCCCGACGGCACCCACTTCGTCTTTGGAGAGCCCATCCCGCGGAAGAGGAAG AACTCCACCAAGGTGATGTTCAAGTGCTTGTGGAAGAGCTGCGGCAAagtcctcagcagctcctcagggaTGCAGAAGCACATCCGAACTGTGCACCTTGG CCGGAAAGCCGACCTCGAGCAGAGCGACGGCGAGGAGGACTTCTACTACACGGAGCTGGACGTGGACGTGGACTCACTGACGGACGGGCTCTCCAGCCTGACGCCCGTCTCGCCCACCTCCTCGGTGCCACCCGCCTTCCCCGGCCCCGAGGCGCAGGGtccggtgccgccgccgctgccgatCCCCGACCTGGCGCTggcctccccccgcagccccccggccccccccggcctctGCCACGTCCACACCGACCACGCGTACCAG GgctgcccggcccccccgcgcccaCCGGTGCCCGCCGCCGTGCCTGCCCCGCCACCGCCCAAGCCACCCGCCGTCCCCAG GAGGCCGCGGGGGGAGGCCAAGAAGTGCCGCAAGGTGTACGGCATGGAGAACCGGGAGATGTGGTGCACGGCGTGCCGCTGGAAGAAGGCCTGCCAGCGCTTCCTCGACTGA
- the ZGPAT gene encoding zinc finger CCCH-type with G patch domain-containing protein, producing MDEESLEAAIQTYNAQLQQVELALGAGLDPSQQSDLIQLQEDLKQLIELTESSLVSVKKSKLLATLDTNAASSSSPVSLLEQDTNPDSSAQDEEYAAFKEAIAELGTEEEPSANKIASKADEETADKNDSKYSEEEEESDREEEELSGMKVKAPYYSSWGTLEYHNAMIVGTEDLEDGSAGVRVLYLYPTHKSLKPCPFFLDDKCRFKENCRFSHGQVVSVEELQPFQEPNLSALEVGSACLAKHSDGIWYTAKITDIDSGYYTVKFDSLLLKEAVVEGDSVIPPLRSEDGAESAESDEDSVDDSGYAKVIDSGVPENGEWAPACSSSFGGWEAHTRGIGSKLLVQMGYEFGKGLGKNSEGRVEPVQAVVLPKGKSLDQCAEVLQKKKQGKLDPSKSRKCRAKGNSSGRFPAGGRKPPRNVFDFLNEKLRGKSTGEKAGGMAMPERNSKEIYHASKSTKKALSVRLFQTMEKIEQTQKDIVGIQQALARNIGRHSVATAQLEEKLANAHKQLGQLQAQEASLQREQKKADTHKKMTEF from the exons TTGATTCAGTTGCAGGAGGATTTAAAGCAGCTGATAGAACTGACCGAATCCAGCCTGGTGTCTGTTAAAAAGAGCAAACTTCTGGCTACTTTAGATACAaatgctgcttcctcctcctccccagtcaGTCTCCTGGAACAGGACACCAACCCGGACAGCTCTGCCCAAGATGAGGAGTACGCTGCTTTTAAGGAAGCCATTGCTGAGCTTGGAACCGAGGAGGAGCCTTCAGCTAATAAGATAgcatcaaaggcagatgaagaaaCTGCTGACAAAAATGACTCAAAGTacagtgaagaggaggaggagtctgacagagaggaggaggaattgaGTGGGATGAAGGTTAAAGCCCCCTACTACAGTTCTTGGGGGACCCTGGAGTACCACAATGCTATGATTGTGGGGACAGAGGACTTAGAAGACGGCAGCGCAGGAGTTAGAGTGCTGTATCTCTATCCAACTCACAAGTCTCTGAAGCCATGCCCGTTCTTCTTGGATGACAAATGcagatttaaagaaaactgtcg GTTTTCGCATGGGCAGGTGGTCTCTGTGGAAGAGCTTCAGCCGTTTCAGGAGCCCAATCTGAGCGCGCTGGAGGTGGGCTCAGCCTGCCTGGCGAAACACAGCGATGGGATATGGTACACTGCAAAAATAACTG ACATTGACAGTGGTTACTACACTGTGAAGTTTGATTCCCTGCTACTCAAGGAAGCTGTTGTGGAAGGAGATAGTGTCATTCCCCCGCTGCGAAGTGAAGATGGTGCCGAATCTGCCGAGTCTGATGAAGACAGTGTTGATGATTCTGGTTATGCTAAAG TGATAGATTCAGGAGTTCCAGAGAATGGGGAATGGGCTCCTGCGTGCAGTTCCTCTTTCGGTGGCTGGGAAGCCCATACTCGTGGTATCGGCTCCAAACTGCTTGTTCAGATGGGATACGAGTTTGGAAAAG GGTTAGGGAAGAATTCTGAGGGCCGAGTGGAGCCGGTGCAGGCTGTGGTACTTCCTAAAGGGAAGTCCCTCGACCAGTGTGCTGAGGTgcttcagaagaagaaacagggGAAGCTGGACCCAAGCAAATCGAGGAAATGCCGAGCAAAGGGAAACAGCTCTGGACGGTTTCCTGCAGGCGGCCGTAAGCCTCCTCGCAATGTGTTCGACTTTTTGAACGAGAAACTGCGAGGGAAGAGCACTGGGGAGAAGGCTGGAGGGATGGCCATGCCAGAGAGGAACAGCAAAGAGATCTACCATGCTAGCAAGAGCACCAAGAAAGCCCTGAGTGTCCGCCTCTTCCAGACTATGGAGAAGATTGAACAAACGCAGAAGGATATCGTAGGAATCCAGCAGGCCCTGGCACGCAACATTGGACG GCACAGCGTTGCTACAGCtcagctggaggagaagctggctAATGCGCACAAacagctggggcagctgcaggCCCAGGAAGCCAGTCTGCAGCgggagcagaagaaagcagacaCGCATAAGAAGATGACTGAGTTCTAG
- the SLC2A4RG gene encoding SLC2A4 regulator isoform X2, with product MPGTAFGVHPRAPAQEVVLAPAEQTPRFSALTAGCRKLSGKAGIDEVMAATVLTSLSTSPLVLGHPPATPAPEPGGEVWKEVPAMSSSCSSSSNTSGDWSWDPPSDRSTPSTPSPPLSSHVPSTFLPAPLPDEGPDEPDGTHFVFGEPIPRKRKNSTKVMFKCLWKSCGKVLSSSSGMQKHIRTVHLGRKADLEQSDGEEDFYYTELDVDVDSLTDGLSSLTPVSPTSSVPPAFPGPEAQGPVPPPLPIPDLALASPRSPPAPPGLCHVHTDHAYQGCPAPPRPPVPAAVPAPPPPKPPAVPRRPRGEAKKCRKVYGMENREMWCTACRWKKACQRFLD from the exons ATGCCTGGCACTGCATTCGGCGTACATCCCCGTGCCCCGGCACAG gaAGTTGTTTTGGCCCCAGCTGAGCAAACCCCGCGTTTCTCGGCGCTGACGGCAGGATGCAG GAAGCTCTCGGGCAAGGCGGGCATCGACGAGGTGATGGCGGCCACGGTGCTCACCAGCCTCTCCACCAGCCCGCTGGTGCTCGGTCACCCGCCGGCCACCCCCGCCCCAG agcCTGGCGGTGAGGTCTGGAAGGAGGTGCCCGCCAtgtcctccagctgcagcagcagcagcaacaccagcgGGGACtggagctgggacccccccagcgaCCGCTCCACCCCCTCCACCCCGTCGCCCCCGCTCTCCAGCCACGTCCCCAGCACCTTcctgcccgccccgctgccggaCGAGGGCCCCGACGAGCCCGACGGCACCCACTTCGTCTTTGGAGAGCCCATCCCGCGGAAGAGGAAG AACTCCACCAAGGTGATGTTCAAGTGCTTGTGGAAGAGCTGCGGCAAagtcctcagcagctcctcagggaTGCAGAAGCACATCCGAACTGTGCACCTTGG CCGGAAAGCCGACCTCGAGCAGAGCGACGGCGAGGAGGACTTCTACTACACGGAGCTGGACGTGGACGTGGACTCACTGACGGACGGGCTCTCCAGCCTGACGCCCGTCTCGCCCACCTCCTCGGTGCCACCCGCCTTCCCCGGCCCCGAGGCGCAGGGtccggtgccgccgccgctgccgatCCCCGACCTGGCGCTggcctccccccgcagccccccggccccccccggcctctGCCACGTCCACACCGACCACGCGTACCAG GgctgcccggcccccccgcgcccaCCGGTGCCCGCCGCCGTGCCTGCCCCGCCACCGCCCAAGCCACCCGCCGTCCCCAG GAGGCCGCGGGGGGAGGCCAAGAAGTGCCGCAAGGTGTACGGCATGGAGAACCGGGAGATGTGGTGCACGGCGTGCCGCTGGAAGAAGGCCTGCCAGCGCTTCCTCGACTGA